Within the Dolichospermum compactum NIES-806 genome, the region AGCCAAAATACGTAGTATCAAAGAAGTTTTACCCATCTGTCCAGGAGCGAGAACTTTAATTAAACAACCTGGTTGAGTCACCTCTCGATAAATTAATTCTTCTATCGATGGACGCTCAATATATAGGGGAGAATCTAAGGGTATTGGTCCATCAGGATATGACCATAAAGACGGAATTTCTGTTCGTAAACAGATACTCTCTGATAAACAATCTAATATTTTCGTTTCATTATCTTCCTTGAGGAAGATGTAATCTTCTTCATTAAGTTCTAAATTGAAAGTGTTAAAGCATAATTTTAAAGTTTTTTGATCCACACCTTTATTAGCTGACCATAAGCGACTGAGGGTTTTAGTAGAAAGCTTGGTTTGGTATGATAAATCCTCTAAAGAGAGTCGTTGGCCTTGGTTTTCTGTAATTTCCCAAGATGATATAGCATCTTGTAAGCGTTGTATTCCTTGAGGAGATAAAAGGACACCGCGTCTCCTTGTTGCTTTATTTTCTTTTAAAACCATAATCAACAAACAAGATATGGGAGGATAACTAGCAGAATATCGTTGCTTGATCTTTTTTTTGACTTTGTAAACAACCTCTCAGAGGATGTTTGAAAAGTTTTTAATGTATAAATAAACCCCTCTCCAAACCTCTCACCGACGCGGGGAGACTCCCTTGTAGGGAAGGGGGGTTAGGTTTCTAGAGATTATCGGTTTCATCTAATACTTTTTAAACAACTTCTCAGCCCAACGCAACAAAATCATATTAAAACGTAAAAATATCTTTAAACCATCGCTCTCTTGAGGCGTGGGTGTCATTTTTGAATCTAAATTCTGTCCTGGTACTAGCTCCAATTCATAACCACGTAAGAGCAACGCAGTAAATATTTTCATTTCTAACTTAGCAAATTCTTTACCTAAACATTCTTTAATTCCCCCACCAAAGGGAATGTAACTAAAAGGTTTAGATTTATCCTCATTTCTCTCTACACTAAACCTTTCTGGATCGAAACTTTGAGGATTTTGATAAATATTTTCATCTTCAGCATTTAACAATAAATCCAAAGCATCTTTTTCTGAATTTCCTGAATTTGGTTGTTTTTGACGTTGTACAATAATCTTGTCAATTTTTGCTAATAACATTTCTCTGCTTTTCACAGCTTTACTAAACGTAGTCCAAGGTAAACGAATAGGAAGAGCATGTAAACCTTGACACCATGCTTCAAATAATTTGAGAAAATCATGGTCATTAGTAATGTCTGTTCCTACTAATAATTTGCAAGCTATATCAAAAGCATATTCTCTCAGTTGAGGATACAAAGTTAATTGACCTAAATCCTTCCATTTCCGTAAATAGCTATTAGTAATTTCCAACATTGCAGGTGTATAACTGGCTAAAGCTCGCGTTTGAAATGCTTGGGCTAATAATTTACGTCGGGTTTGATGTATGCTTCCTGTTTGCATTGCTAAAGATGCAGGACCCAACAAGTCTGAAGTGTTCTTATCCTGTAGAAATATAAAATTTCGATTGTCACCACTAAATATAAATCGGTTTGCATCTGATCCTATCATTATAATTGTAGGACGACCAATTATGTTAGTTTTAAAAACGTTCCCGTATTTTTCTTGTCGCTTCTTAATAAAGTTTTTATCTGTAACAAAACTAATTGTTTCACCAATTATAGGTAAACCTAAGTTTCCAGGTGGTAAAGGTAATTGATTATCAGTGGAAGTATTTGGGTTGTTGGATTTGTTTTCTGGGCTTTTCATAAGGATTGTCAATCAAAAGTTCAGTTTTTTGAGTTTTAAGTTTTTGAGTTTTAAGTACCCAAGCAAAATTAGTTTATAGGAATTTCTAGGCAAGTGTATAAAACTTAAACAACTGTAATATAAAGCATATGTAATCTGAGTGATATACTAACATTACAGGCAAGATGCCTGTACCACAAGAGTTTTATGTTTACAGTTTGTACCTGATTGATCTGCAAGTTGCTGGATTTGGGTATAAAATATAACCATAACCCGATAAATCCCATATATTTTATGGCAGGATGAAAGGTTTCAATACCCCAATTGTCCCATACTTATGACTAGATTACCCATATTTATCAACTCACTATTTTGTTACCCTGTCAATACGTAACTTCTAAATTTAAATTTTTTAACAATTTATAGTACAGAGCAAACGCGCCTAAGCTTTATGATCCCCGTGCGGCAAGGGTTTCATTTTTTAGATACAAAATTTCACAAATCTTGAAAACTTTGCCCAGTAAGGATTTGGACAATAAGGTGCGTTGCCTTGATTTATGGTAAAAAATCACTCCATAGATAGTGGTAATATAAAATCAACATATTTCGGAAGTGATATGGAAATTATCCCCTGGAAACAGGGAACAAGTATCTCTACTCAGTAAATTACACATCAATCATAACTAAATTATCGTAAAATATACCAATATTTACCAGCTTTAATGTACGTATACCTTAACTTATGTCTAATAGTCTTGATCTAGCAACCATTGTCCTACCTGAAGAAATCAAATTAAAACTAGAAGTTTTAGGAAATGTAAAATCATTTACATCAAATCCGTGGAATTACATAGATTTGGATGATGATGTGCGGCTAGATTTAAATAAAATTTTTGACATTCATAGTCAAGTTGAATACATAAATGTGATCTTCGAGAGAATTATTACACAAGTATTTGGTGGACATGAAATTATTATAATTAACCCAAAATGTAAAATATATAAAAATGCTCAAAAAATAGAAATTTACTTACAAGGACTACTAAATAATCAAAATATAGAATTAGTTTTTAGTAAAAATCCTATTTTAAAATATCAATTAAATCATGAATTTAGTTTTAGTAACCTGACAAATGCAGTTCCGATCATCAGTAATTTAAACTTAGACGAAGCAGTGTTAATCATATCTAATAATAGTCATAATTACCTTCATAAAGAATTAGGTAATATTAACTTAAGTAAAGGATTGAATTTTATTGGAAATATTAATTTACAAACCATTTCCAAAAATCTAAGTAAATTTATATACGAATATTTACAAATTAGGGATTTAGCAGGATTAATTAGCATCAATTCCACAGGAGAAATATGTTTAATAAGTGATATTAAAGGACAAAGAAACTTATTTTATCAACCACCATTGCAAGCAGATTTTAATAACTTACTACTCGAATTAAATATTGATTCTGATTTACAACCAAGATTTGGATTAACTGGAAATTTAACTCTTCAAGGTTATGATCCCAGTCAAGAAGATGAACCTAAACTATTTCTTGCCGGTAATCTCTCCCTCAAGATTGAATCTTTAACAGCGTATTTTTGTCAACAGGGTGAAAAAACCTGGCATAATCCCTATGGATTGAATGGAACAGAACTACGTAATCTCAGATTCCAAGGAGGGGGAACATACTTACCACCTTACTTTGATAATTTCGGATTCATTGGTGACTTAAGATGGGAAGAAATAGACATAGAAGTAGCATTTTTGATAGATACTAATGATCCTAAAAGATTAGCCTTAGTTTTAACTGTCAATCAACCCGTTAGTTTAATAGATTTGTGGCAAGGTCCAGTTACCTCTTTTATTGAAAAACAAGCAGGATTTTCCACAGATTTAGTTAACAAAGCATTGTCATTATTAGAAACCTTAGATAATTTGCAGATTGAATCAGTTGATGCAGATGCAGACGGAGAACGCAACCCATTGATTAAATATGTTCCCTTTCCGACAATCATTGCAGGACAACCCATATCAGAAGGATTAGAAATTAATGGAAAAATTAACGCTTGGGGTCATGAAGCGATTTTACTCCTGCAAAGTAACACAAGTTTAAATAATATTAGTGGTTCGTTAAAAGTTCTTGAAATAGATTTAGGATTTGCCAAAATCACAGGAGCAGATGATGATAGTTTAGATTTAGCTTTAAAAGTTACACCCACAGAACAGTATCTTCAGGGAGATGGTTATGTAGAGTTACTTGGTAACGAAATTGCCAATGTAGAATTTAAAATTACTGCTACAAATGCGATCTTTAAAAACTTTGATTTAAATTTAGCTAATCTAATAAGTCTTGATGTTGATGATTTAATTATAGATATCAAAACTGGCTGTGGTAGTGGTTGCGGAAAAATTTCCCTCTTAGGTAATACCCTAGCAGGTATTACATTTGATATTAATCAAACTAGTATTAACATAAACAATCTGGAAATCAATTTACTTGGTTTTTTAAGTCTCAATATTCCCCTGTTAACAGTAAATTTAAATCAACAAATTGCCACAGGTGAAGCAGATATTACCGCCTTTAATCAAGCCTTAGGTAAGGGTAAATTATTATTTAACGTTCAAGATATTTTCATCAAAGATGTATTTTTGAATTTAGTGAATATTTTGAAATTGAATGTTCCCAAATTGAAAGTTGACTTAACCAAGAGAAAAGTTTCTGGTTTAGGGAATATAACTATATTAGGTAAAAAATTCACTGAGTTAGGTATCATCCTGAATGAAAGAGGATTGAAAGCAAAAAATGATTTTGATTTCGGCATTTTAGCCTTCAATGGTGCTACAGTTACCCTTGGTAAAGACAATCAAGGAAATATCAATAATTCAGCTAGTATTGTAGGTAATCTCAATTTTTTGGGTTATAATATCGCCAACATTAACGCCAAAGTAAATAGTGAAAAATTAACTGCATCGGGTAGCTTTAATTTTGGAAATATTCTCATCCTCAAAGGCATGAATAATCAGAAAAAAGCCACATTAATACTTAAAAAATCTAAGAATGGTCGTTATAATTCAGTGAGCATCATGGGCAGATTCTATTTGTTAAACCAAGAACTGACATCTGTGAAAATTAGCAATAATAACGGCACTTTCAAAATTTGCGGAATCTCTGTTAATGTCAAAAATTAAGTAAGTGGGCTTTAAAAATTGTCTTTATGACAAGGGAACAGGGAAAAGGGAACAGAAAGTGTTCATGAATCATTTAGGATTGCTATACAGGAATAATATTTGATTTATGAAAAGATACGTAGGGTGCGTCAGACCGCATAAATTCTATCAGTAAACAGATTTGTAATATCTGACGCACCCTACAATACCTAATTTTTTTCAAAAATCAAATATGAGTCCTATAGTAATCCTATAGGACTTACACATTGACAACCCTTACTAAATATGGGTTGCGGTTTTTCGTCTCTTGTAGGGTGCGTCAGACCCAATAATTTAACCATATTAGCCATATTTTTCCATCTGACGCACCCTACTAATAAAGCTGAAAATGATTAATTTTGGTTGACACATATTATGTCTAATTTGTATAGCGTAAGTCCTATCCTATATAAAATTAATTTATAAGAATTGTCATCAAATTTTTAATTTTTTATAAAAAACCTTAAATGTTTTAACTGTCCTTGCATTCTGACTGAAAGTCTGGGAAAAAAGAAGGGAAAGCGTGTTACCCATTACACACTAATTTTATAAAATGTGATATTGCCAGTTTTGTTACTGAGGGGGAGTTCAGTGTTGACAAATTCAGGCTCGATGAATCCTCGTCAACTAAAAAATCAGGAAAAATGAGGTCATTAAGAAATCAGTCTTATCGCATTGTTGCTATTCCAGGTGAAGGAATTGGTCCAGAGGTTGTAGAAGCTTCCTTAAAAGTTTTGCAGCAAGTAGCTCAACTAGAAAAATTTACCGTACAGGTAAATTATGGTTGGCTGGGTAAAACCGCTTTAGAAAAATTTGGTAGTTACTTTCCCCAAACTACGATAGAACTATGTAATGGATCTAATGGAATTGTCTTTGGTGCAGTTAGCCAAGGTGGACTGCTAGAATTACGAAAACATTATGACTTTTTTTGCAATCTACGTCCCATTCGGATTGTTGATAGTTTGGTGCATAAATCTAGCTTACGTCCAGAAAAAATTAAAGGACTGGATATACTCGTCATTCGAGAATTAGTCAGTGGGATTTATTTTGGATCTGCTGGACGGGCTTCAGATGAAAAAGGAGCTTATGGCTACCACACCATGCTCTATTACGATCATGAAATACGGCGGATTGCTCGTAAAGCTTTGCAAAAAGCCCAACAACGTCGAGGAAAACTAACAGTAGCCCATAAAGAAAATGCTTTACCTAATTTGCCTTGGACTCGTTTAGTACAAGAAGAAGCAACCCAATTTCCTGATGTTATTGTAGAACCAATGTTAGTGGACAATTTAGCCATGCAAATGGTTATAAATCCCCAGAGATTTGATGTAATTTTGGCCAGCAATTTGTTTGGAGATATTCTCAGCGATATTGGTGGTGCTTTAGTTGGTTCTCTAGGTTTATTAGGATCAGCCAGTCTCAATGCAGATGGATTTGGATTATACGAAGCAATTCACGGTACGGCCCCAGATATAGCAGGTAAAGGAATTGCTAATCCTTTGGGAACTATTGGCGCTTGTGTTTTAATGCTAGAGCAGTGGGGGGAAATAAGAGCTGCCCAAACAATTATGGCAGCACAAGATCGAGTTTTAGCTAAAGGATATCGGACGGCTGATTTATCTCCTCAAGGAGAAGAAATATTAGTCAATACCGAACAATTAATACAACTTTTGCTAGAAGAAATTTATAATTTATAGAATTTACAAAATTTAGAAATTGAGGTGCTGCATGAGTCCTATTAATAAAGAAGTGAATAACAAAGTTTTATATTTAGGTGATGATATTAATACAGATGATATTATGCCTGCTAATCGAGCCACAACTTATGATGCTGATATTTTAAAACAATATGCTTTAGAACATTTGATAGGAGTAGGAGAGTTATTAAAATATAATGTAATTGTCGCTGGGCAAAATTTTGGCTGTGGTTCTAGTCGAGAAATTGCCCCTGTTGCTTTGAAAGCTGCGGGAATTGAAAAAATACAGGCCAAATCATTTGCAGAAATTTTTTATCGCAATAGTATCAATATTGGCTTAAATTTAGAAATTTTAGAGGAAACACAGGAAAATCCTGTAGTTGAGGCGATCGCCCAAGCAGGTGGACTCATACCATTTAATCAAATGCGTCGTCAGGGAAAAATTACCATTCCTCAAAGTGTAACTTCCCAACGACCCATGACGTTAGTAGAAAAACTCCTTGCTAAAGCTTCGGGCAATGCTTATGTCCGTCCTGGAGAAGTTGTTTTTGCTCAAGTTGACTTAGCTTTATCCCATGATGCGGTAGCAGGACCTGTAGCTACAACATTTTATAAAAATTACGGACAAGAAGCAAAACTCTGGGATGCTCAACGGGTGGTATTAGTAGCAGATCATTTTATCCAAGTTAATGACATTCGCAATGATCAAAAAGCCAATGTCATGTATCAGGAAATGCTAGACTTTGCCCAAGAGCAAGGATGTCATTTATTTGATATTGTTTCTCCCGGTGAAGCTACTGGTATCTGTCACGTTTTACTCCCAGAAAAAGGATTTGTCCGCCCAGGAATGATCATTGCTGGTACAGATTCCCATACGTGTACTTACGGAGCATTAGGAGCTTTTTCTACTGGTGTGGGGACTACAGACATGGCAAATATCTATGCTATGGGGGATATGTGGATTCGCGTCCCCCCCACATTGGTATTCAATTTATCTGGAACTCTACCCCCCCATATCAGTGCTAAGGATATTATCTTGTTTATCCTGGGACAAATCGGCTGTGCTGGTGGTACAAGCAAGGTCATGGAATTTAGAGGGTCAATACTCGAACAAATGCCATTTGATGAACGCCTAACCCTTGCTAATATGGCCATTGAGTGTGGAGCAATCTGTGGCTTAATTGTTCCCGATGACACAACCCGCGACTATGTTAGAAGTCGGTCTGATCAAGAATTTGAAGAATTTGTTGGCGATGCTGATGCTGAATATGAAAAAGTGTATAAATTTGATATCAGTAATCTAGAGCCGCAAGTAGCCCGTCCCCCCAAACCAGATCAAGTAGTACCTATCAGTCAGATAGAAGAAACCCCCATTACCAAAGCCTTTATTGGTTCTTGTACAGGAGGTAAATTATACGACTTAGCCCAAGCAGCCGAAGTTTTACAGAATCACCGAGTCGCAGATGGTGTAGACTTGTTTATTGTCCCTGCTTCCGTAGAAATTCGGGAAAAAGCAGAAGCATTAGGATATATGGACATTTTTACCGAAGCAGGTGCAAAGATTCTCAAATCAGGTTGTGGTGCTTGTATCAATTCGGGACTTGGAGTTTTAAACAAAGAAGAAACGGGGGTTTATGCAACCAATCGTAATTTTAAAGGACGCAGTGGTGATCCTACAGGGAAAAATTATTTAGCCTCTCCTAGAACGGTGGCCATTTCTGCGGTAAAAGGCAAAATAAGCCATAATCTCGATTAATTCTTGATTGAAGAAATCATATCAAAATGTTAGGAGATTACAGTGGATAACATTGTGAAAAAACTTGCTGGTTTAGGTCTTCCGGGCATCATTCTCTTAATTCTAGCATTCGCATCAGCAGGTAGTAATACTGTTATCGTTGCCCTACTGACAGCAGCAGGAGGGCCATTTGGTATTCTTGGAGGGATAGGTTTACTTGGTCTAACAAAGGTGGTAGGTGATCTCATCGCAGATTATGGAATTGAAGCTATTCTCAAAGCCGTTTATTCAGAACGTAGCAAAACCGAATCTCTGAGATCCCTACTCTACGAAATTCAAGATTTACCAATTTGCCAGGAGTTAAAAATAAAATTGCAAAATCATCTAAAATTAGAAAGTAAGAACTATTTACCATCGCTAAGAACCGTGAATATATCCTTTGTGAAAATAGAAAACATCCATATTCCTGATTAAATGAATGAGTTAAACAGTAAATATCAAAATCATACAGCTATCCTGTTTAATTCATAAATTTTTCGTGGAGGCAGTGAATAGATTTTTGGATGATTTGAGTGTACAGAGTTTTTTCAAAAGTCAAATAGGAGTCCTATGTTTGTTGATTATTGCATTGACTATTGTTAGATATTGAGGTTAAATAAAAGAGAAAATGTTAAAAAATCACCTTGATTTGAGATAAAGAGACATTTATCTTCCTTAGTCTAGATACTGCAATAGTTTCTTGAACTATAGAGATATAAATCTCATGCCAATTAAGCCAATTAAAACAGTTTCCACTAACAATATTTAAGGATCTTAGATCATGAACATGGATGAAATCGCAAAAAAACTAGCTGGGCTAGGTCTTCCCGGCATAATTCTTGTAGTCTTATCAGTTGCATCAGCAGGTAGTAATGCCGCTATTGTTGCAGCCCTAACAGCAGCAGGAGGACCATTTGGTATCCTTGGAGGTATCGGTTTACTGGGGCTAGTAGGAGTTGTAGGAGATACAGTAGGTATTTATGGCTTTGAAGCTATTCTCAAAGCAGTTTATTCAGAACGGAGCAAAAACGAATCTATAAGGGCGCTTGTCAAAGAAATCAATGATTTACCCATTTCCGACGAACTAAAAACCAAATTAACCACTCACGTGGAATCAGCAACCCATACAGCGACAGAATCAGAAGTGAGTGAAGAACCAAGAACAGTAGAAATTGTTTATGAAGATGAAGAAGTAGCAGTAGAAGCATAATTTCATGCTTAAATTTGGTGACATTCTCAAACAAATGCCATTAAATTAAAGGGTTTTTGAAACTTCTACTTTTCCAACGTCCAGAACTCCCAGGTACAGACAATCTCACCAAAATCAAATAAATCAGGATGAGATAAAAAATGGCCTCTGAGTCCGATTACACTAGATGAATCTCTCATAGGCCATTTCTATAACACCAGAAAACTTGGTCATAATTCTAGAATACTTTACCTAAAAATAGATAAATTTTCCTGGAATACAATCTGAAATACAAAAATCAAGCTTATTAGGCTTAAATTAAAAAACAAGTAAGTATTAATTATTGTTTACCACCTTAGTAAAATTATCAATTTACATACAAAAATTATGGGAGAAATGGTGATTAAATCAAATAATTCTCTGGAGAATTTGCCCGTTTTAACCGAACAGGAAAAACATCAAATATTGGTGGACTGGAATAATACCACAGTAGATTATCCTCAACATTTGTGCATCCATGAATTATTTGTAGCACAAGTAGAAAAAACTCCAGATAATATTGCTGCTATTTTTGATGGGCAAAAACTTACTTATCAAGAGTTGAATCACCAAGCCAATAAAGTAGCTCATTATTTACAATCTTTAGGTGTAGGAACAGAAGTTCTAGTAGGGATTAGTGTTGAACGTTCCCTAGAAATGATCGTCGGGCTATTGGGAATTCTCAAAGCAGGTGCAGCTTATCTGCCACTAGATCCCACCTATCCCAAAGAACGGATATCTTTCATGCTCGCAGATTCCCAAGTGCAAGTGCTGTTAACACAGCAAAAATTTGTGGAAAGCTTTGCGGAAAGTGGAGTAAAAACAGTTTGTTTAGATCAAGATTGGGAATTAATTGATCGCCAAAATCAAGAAAATCCTACCAGCGATGTCACAGCAGAAAATCTAGCCTATGTGATTTATACATCTGGTTCTACAGGCACACCCAAAGGAGTCCCTGTACC harbors:
- a CDS encoding cytochrome P450 codes for the protein MKSPENKSNNPNTSTDNQLPLPPGNLGLPIIGETISFVTDKNFIKKRQEKYGNVFKTNIIGRPTIIMIGSDANRFIFSGDNRNFIFLQDKNTSDLLGPASLAMQTGSIHQTRRKLLAQAFQTRALASYTPAMLEITNSYLRKWKDLGQLTLYPQLREYAFDIACKLLVGTDITNDHDFLKLFEAWCQGLHALPIRLPWTTFSKAVKSREMLLAKIDKIIVQRQKQPNSGNSEKDALDLLLNAEDENIYQNPQSFDPERFSVERNEDKSKPFSYIPFGGGIKECLGKEFAKLEMKIFTALLLRGYELELVPGQNLDSKMTPTPQESDGLKIFLRFNMILLRWAEKLFKKY
- a CDS encoding isocitrate/isopropylmalate dehydrogenase family protein yields the protein MRSLRNQSYRIVAIPGEGIGPEVVEASLKVLQQVAQLEKFTVQVNYGWLGKTALEKFGSYFPQTTIELCNGSNGIVFGAVSQGGLLELRKHYDFFCNLRPIRIVDSLVHKSSLRPEKIKGLDILVIRELVSGIYFGSAGRASDEKGAYGYHTMLYYDHEIRRIARKALQKAQQRRGKLTVAHKENALPNLPWTRLVQEEATQFPDVIVEPMLVDNLAMQMVINPQRFDVILASNLFGDILSDIGGALVGSLGLLGSASLNADGFGLYEAIHGTAPDIAGKGIANPLGTIGACVLMLEQWGEIRAAQTIMAAQDRVLAKGYRTADLSPQGEEILVNTEQLIQLLLEEIYNL
- a CDS encoding aconitase/3-isopropylmalate dehydratase large subunit family protein, which encodes MSPINKEVNNKVLYLGDDINTDDIMPANRATTYDADILKQYALEHLIGVGELLKYNVIVAGQNFGCGSSREIAPVALKAAGIEKIQAKSFAEIFYRNSINIGLNLEILEETQENPVVEAIAQAGGLIPFNQMRRQGKITIPQSVTSQRPMTLVEKLLAKASGNAYVRPGEVVFAQVDLALSHDAVAGPVATTFYKNYGQEAKLWDAQRVVLVADHFIQVNDIRNDQKANVMYQEMLDFAQEQGCHLFDIVSPGEATGICHVLLPEKGFVRPGMIIAGTDSHTCTYGALGAFSTGVGTTDMANIYAMGDMWIRVPPTLVFNLSGTLPPHISAKDIILFILGQIGCAGGTSKVMEFRGSILEQMPFDERLTLANMAIECGAICGLIVPDDTTRDYVRSRSDQEFEEFVGDADAEYEKVYKFDISNLEPQVARPPKPDQVVPISQIEETPITKAFIGSCTGGKLYDLAQAAEVLQNHRVADGVDLFIVPASVEIREKAEALGYMDIFTEAGAKILKSGCGACINSGLGVLNKEETGVYATNRNFKGRSGDPTGKNYLASPRTVAISAVKGKISHNLD